The genome window AATCTCCTTGCGGGTCGGCGTTTGGAAACGCCCATGGTAGCGAAAAAGAAAAAGGCCGACCAGAAGGACGACCTTTTTGAATCAATCATTTTTTAAATCAACATATTACAAAGAGACACGATTAATGACGGCTGAACCTTGGCGCTGCACGGTGCGGTGGTATTTCACGGCGGGCTTGCCAAAGACCATCATGTAGCCCACCACGTGGTCCTCGGGAATGCCGATCCGGAGCAGCAGGTCCGGGGCAATAAGGCTGATGGCCCATTTGGCAAGCCCGTCCCAGAGCGTGCCCAGGCCCATGCTCTGGGCCAGCAGCTCGAAGTAGCTCAGCCCGATGAGGCAGTCCGCCTCGGGCGAGGGACCGTCCGCCGGGGTGGAGGCGATGAGAAAATGGGGCGCGCTTCGGAAGATGACGTCCACCCCCTTGTCCCGCCACAGCTCGGCGAACTGCTGGAACATGTCCATGCCCGGAGGGAGGTTATCCTCCTCCACTGCCTTGAAAATGGCGTTGTAGGTGGCTTCGCGGAGTTTATCCATGACCGCGGGGTCGTCCACCAGGGTGTAGGTCATGCTCAGGGTGTTCTTGCCCGTGGGCGCACTGGTGATCACGTCCATGAGC of Salidesulfovibrio onnuriiensis contains these proteins:
- a CDS encoding nitroreductase family protein codes for the protein MLEFKVDQEKCVTCGECISDCPILVLKFDGAGFPVVAEGKESVCIRCQHCMAVCPTGALSILGKNPEDSLSLENLPDGDQMERLMKGRRSVRRYKKDPVAPATLDKLMDVITSAPTGKNTLSMTYTLVDDPAVMDKLREATYNAIFKAVEEDNLPPGMDMFQQFAELWRDKGVDVIFRSAPHFLIASTPADGPSPEADCLIGLSYFELLAQSMGLGTLWDGLAKWAISLIAPDLLLRIGIPEDHVVGYMMVFGKPAVKYHRTVQRQGSAVINRVSL